In Vibrio sp. 10N, the following proteins share a genomic window:
- a CDS encoding DUF1249 family protein, with translation MARVVDTNTYHVDLAELMRVYETNYAKLNRLIPTQPEVGDVRCYQAGSLTYQLEVREVTKYTTLVEIFQDDELPVFPLPKMTVRLYHDAKVAEVSDCENASRVQARYDYPNAKMHQKDEKFQFNQFLSDWLTFCLKNGISRAPIMYRS, from the coding sequence ATGGCTCGTGTTGTCGATACTAATACGTATCATGTTGATCTTGCAGAGTTAATGCGTGTTTATGAAACTAACTACGCTAAGCTCAATCGCTTGATCCCAACACAGCCAGAAGTTGGGGATGTACGTTGTTATCAAGCGGGTTCACTGACTTACCAGTTAGAAGTGAGAGAAGTGACGAAGTACACAACATTGGTTGAAATTTTCCAAGATGATGAGCTTCCTGTTTTCCCATTGCCTAAAATGACCGTTAGGCTCTATCACGATGCAAAAGTGGCAGAGGTAAGTGATTGCGAAAACGCGTCTCGCGTCCAAGCAAGGTACGATTACCCCAATGCAAAGATGCATCAAAAGGACGAAAAGTTTCAGTTCAATCAGTTTTTAAGTGATTGGCTGACGTTCTGTTTAAAAAATGGCATTAGTCGAGCTCCGATCATGTATCGCAGCTAA
- the tolC gene encoding outer membrane channel protein TolC → MKKLLPLFITAALGSVSAATWADSLTEIYDQAKQNDPQLLRAAAQRDRAFEAINSARATLLPQINLTAGLDFTSSDFDPQDSTNLTAGVGFSQELYNRASWITLDTAEKTARQADSQYAAAQQSLILRTAQAYFEVLRSKDNLESVRANKAAVARQLEQTKQRFEVGLSAITDVHDAQAQYDRVLADEVVAENNLLNQYEALREITGQEHNNIDVLDTDRFAAARPEQNVNFFLEEAQSKNLDLLSARIGQDIAKDKITLASSGHLPKLTLDGGYGYDNERNSSNSRYGTPSETVNAFNAGINLSVPLYTGGNITSQTRQAEFAYVEASEQLEQTYRSVVRNVRANNNNINSSIGAIRAFEQTVISAESALEATKAGFDVGTRTIVDVLEATQALYDAESNLSDARYDYIVSVLNLRQSVGTLSEQDIIDINAGLKKAK, encoded by the coding sequence ATGAAAAAACTGCTTCCACTCTTTATTACAGCTGCATTAGGAAGCGTAAGTGCAGCGACATGGGCCGACTCCCTAACTGAGATCTACGATCAAGCAAAACAAAACGATCCTCAGTTGCTACGTGCAGCTGCACAACGCGATCGTGCTTTTGAAGCGATCAATTCTGCTCGTGCGACACTTCTACCACAGATTAATCTGACTGCAGGCTTAGACTTTACCTCTTCAGACTTTGATCCTCAGGACAGTACAAATCTAACGGCAGGTGTTGGCTTCTCCCAAGAGCTATACAACCGTGCAAGTTGGATCACGCTAGACACCGCTGAGAAAACGGCGCGTCAAGCAGACTCTCAATATGCAGCGGCGCAACAATCCCTAATCCTTCGTACCGCGCAAGCATACTTCGAAGTGCTACGTTCTAAAGATAACCTAGAATCTGTTCGTGCCAACAAAGCCGCGGTTGCTCGTCAGCTAGAGCAGACGAAACAACGTTTTGAAGTGGGTCTATCAGCGATTACCGACGTACACGATGCGCAAGCGCAGTATGACCGCGTACTGGCTGACGAAGTGGTTGCAGAAAACAATCTTCTAAACCAATACGAAGCACTACGTGAGATCACAGGTCAAGAGCACAATAATATCGACGTCCTTGATACAGATCGTTTCGCTGCGGCTCGCCCAGAGCAAAACGTTAACTTCTTCCTAGAAGAAGCACAGTCGAAGAACTTAGACCTACTGTCTGCACGTATCGGTCAAGATATCGCGAAAGACAAAATCACATTGGCAAGCTCTGGTCACCTACCTAAGCTTACCCTTGATGGTGGCTACGGCTACGACAACGAAAGAAACAGCAGCAACAGTCGCTATGGTACGCCTTCTGAAACAGTAAATGCGTTTAACGCTGGCATCAACCTATCTGTACCACTATACACAGGTGGTAACATTACCTCGCAAACCCGCCAAGCAGAGTTTGCATACGTTGAAGCGAGCGAGCAGCTAGAGCAAACTTACCGTTCAGTAGTTCGTAACGTTCGTGCTAATAACAACAACATCAACTCTTCTATTGGTGCTATCCGTGCATTTGAGCAGACGGTAATTTCTGCTGAATCGGCACTAGAAGCGACCAAAGCAGGTTTCGATGTGGGTACGCGTACTATCGTTGACGTTCTTGAAGCTACTCAGGCGCTATACGATGCAGAGAGCAACCTATCTGATGCTCGTTACGACTACATTGTGAGCGTGCTGAACCTACGTCAATCTGTAGGTACGTTGAGTGAGCAAGATATCATTGATATCAACGCTGGCCTTAAGAAAGCGAAATAA
- the cpdA gene encoding 3',5'-cyclic-AMP phosphodiesterase, whose protein sequence is MNTTPSDESQLSSVRLLQLTDTHLFAPDDGCLLSVNTQDSFHAVVAEVMQQGTQFDALLATGDISQDHTEASYQKFVDGIEPLGLPCYWLPGNHDYKPCMNSVVSAPLIQDVTHALLGEHWQVLLLDSQVVGVPHGRLSDSQLDFLDRKLAEHSDRHTLVLLHHHPMLVNSAWLDQHCLKDAHEFWQVVEKHSNVRAVLCGHIHQELDHLRHDVRVLATPSTCVQFKPNSNEFALDTRSPGWRELELCADGEVKTTVNRLPHGAFRPDFNAEGY, encoded by the coding sequence TTGAACACAACACCCAGTGATGAATCTCAGTTAAGTAGCGTTAGGTTGCTGCAATTAACGGACACGCATCTGTTTGCGCCTGATGATGGTTGCTTACTGAGTGTTAATACCCAAGATAGCTTTCACGCCGTGGTAGCGGAAGTCATGCAGCAAGGCACACAATTTGATGCTTTGCTCGCGACCGGCGATATTTCTCAGGATCATACCGAAGCGTCGTATCAAAAATTTGTCGATGGTATCGAGCCGTTAGGACTGCCGTGTTATTGGCTACCAGGCAATCATGACTATAAACCGTGCATGAACAGCGTGGTAAGCGCGCCACTTATCCAAGATGTGACTCACGCATTGCTTGGTGAGCATTGGCAAGTGCTGTTGCTTGATTCTCAAGTCGTAGGAGTACCTCATGGACGCCTGAGTGACAGTCAATTGGACTTTTTAGATCGCAAGTTGGCTGAGCACAGTGATAGGCATACATTGGTGTTGCTGCATCATCACCCGATGCTGGTGAACAGCGCTTGGCTAGATCAACATTGTTTAAAGGATGCTCACGAGTTCTGGCAGGTGGTTGAGAAGCATAGTAATGTTCGCGCGGTACTGTGTGGTCATATCCACCAAGAGCTGGACCACCTTCGTCATGATGTTCGAGTGCTTGCAACGCCATCGACTTGTGTGCAGTTTAAACCAAACTCCAATGAGTTTGCGCTTGATACCCGCTCACCGGGTTGGCGTGAGCTAGAGCTTTGTGCCGATGGAGAGGTGAAAACGACCGTCAATAGGTTGCCACACGGTGCATTTCGACCTGATTTTAACGCGGAAGGTTACTAA
- the nudF gene encoding ADP-ribose diphosphatase has translation MKDGLQPNEHYTPQDVELVSKQTVFKGFFEMVQFRFKHKRFEGGWSAIIDREMFVRGDAAAMLPYDPVRDQVVLIEQIRVGALEHQHPWQIEIVAGIVDKEESIEQLVCREAVEEAGVDVKQLVPITRYYPSSGGCNERISVFVGHVDAAQASGVHGLESEGEDIRVSVVSRERAYQMVESGEIENGASIIALQWLQLNHHKLKQQW, from the coding sequence ATGAAAGACGGGTTACAGCCAAACGAGCATTATACTCCGCAGGACGTAGAGCTTGTGTCAAAACAAACCGTATTTAAAGGTTTTTTTGAGATGGTACAGTTTCGCTTCAAACATAAACGGTTTGAAGGGGGATGGAGTGCCATTATCGACCGAGAAATGTTTGTTCGCGGTGATGCTGCCGCCATGCTGCCTTATGATCCGGTTCGTGACCAAGTGGTACTCATTGAGCAAATCCGCGTTGGTGCGCTAGAGCATCAGCACCCATGGCAGATCGAAATTGTCGCCGGCATCGTGGATAAAGAAGAGAGTATCGAACAGCTGGTATGCCGTGAAGCCGTGGAAGAAGCGGGTGTCGATGTGAAACAGTTAGTGCCGATCACGCGCTACTATCCGTCTTCTGGCGGCTGCAATGAGCGCATATCTGTTTTTGTTGGTCATGTTGATGCGGCGCAAGCGTCCGGTGTACATGGTCTGGAAAGTGAAGGCGAGGACATACGTGTAAGCGTGGTTTCTCGTGAGCGCGCATATCAAATGGTGGAAAGTGGCGAGATAGAAAACGGCGCCTCCATTATTGCTCTGCAGTGGCTGCAACTGAATCACCATAAGCTTAAACAGCAATGGTAG